A single Spirochaetota bacterium DNA region contains:
- a CDS encoding heavy metal translocating P-type ATPase: MQKTLITGIQDTSLQVVQNVLSTVQGIGRIEYKNKRYSIVYDSSVVSPTQILEALEAAGLYVEKEVWQASVGGMSCVMCSKAVTRSVMDLEGILDVSVNYATGKATVIVTPHTVTTEDIKIKVEEAGYQFLGLGTGEQKSSNVRLAQIFIGLIAGSVLMAMMYVPAVFSHWIVALISVPVFVFVSFHIFVHAYHALKNRVLSMDVMYAMGTGISFAASVGATFGILPHEFFVYETAIFLATFLNIGKYLEDRARSRTSGTIKKLLSLKPDTAIVIRDNKEIEIKTEDVIVGDSIIVKPQSRVPVDGVIIKGAGYIDESMVTGESVPVYKKEGDRVIGGTLNKNNLLVIQAQVLGSDSVLSRIISLVEKAQESKPAMQRFADRVVGYFIPVILMIAFVASLLWYVVSGNAMFAFQVFVAVIVIACPCALGLATPTAVTVGLGRGAELGILVKNAEALEKASNVTTVVFDKTGTLTTGKLTVIDVVPLNIQHDEFISLCATLERYANHPIGDAVVQYAKDKGVIFKDAEEVKVFEGKGVMGKIAGRKIIAGSMAFIQEGVDTGTIAHHITMFEKQGKTVLVVADTQPLGILTLADKPKQEARETVQKLKENGKKTIMITGDNRQAADAIAGEVGVDEVYSDVTPESKMNIVIKLQNNGDIVAFVGDGINDAPVLAQADIGIAMGAGTDVAIEAGDVVLLRNRLADVVTYFDLAVKVMKRIKQNIFWAFAYNMLLVPVAAGILYPFTGFLIKPEFAGAAMALSSVTVVGLSLLLRRYRPSH; this comes from the coding sequence ATGCAAAAAACACTTATTACAGGAATACAGGATACTTCATTGCAGGTGGTACAGAATGTATTGTCCACTGTGCAGGGTATAGGCAGGATAGAATATAAAAACAAAAGATATAGTATTGTGTACGATAGTTCTGTTGTAAGTCCCACACAGATACTGGAGGCCTTAGAGGCTGCCGGCTTATATGTTGAAAAAGAGGTATGGCAGGCTTCCGTTGGCGGAATGAGTTGTGTAATGTGCTCAAAAGCGGTAACGCGTAGTGTTATGGATTTAGAAGGCATTCTTGATGTTTCAGTTAACTATGCAACGGGAAAGGCAACAGTGATTGTTACTCCGCACACCGTCACCACTGAAGATATTAAAATAAAAGTTGAAGAAGCAGGATACCAGTTTTTAGGTTTGGGTACTGGAGAGCAAAAGTCTTCTAACGTGCGATTGGCTCAGATTTTTATTGGGCTTATAGCTGGGAGTGTACTTATGGCTATGATGTATGTACCGGCGGTTTTCAGTCACTGGATTGTTGCTTTAATCTCTGTGCCAGTATTTGTGTTTGTAAGCTTCCACATCTTTGTCCATGCCTACCATGCTCTCAAAAACAGGGTGTTATCTATGGATGTGATGTATGCTATGGGTACGGGTATTTCGTTTGCTGCAAGTGTTGGCGCTACGTTTGGCATTTTGCCACATGAGTTTTTTGTGTATGAAACAGCTATTTTTTTAGCAACATTTCTTAATATAGGGAAATATTTAGAGGATAGAGCCAGGTCAAGAACATCAGGAACCATTAAAAAGTTACTATCGCTTAAACCTGACACGGCTATCGTCATTCGTGATAATAAAGAAATTGAAATTAAAACTGAAGACGTCATTGTGGGTGACAGTATCATTGTAAAACCACAATCACGGGTGCCAGTTGATGGCGTGATTATAAAAGGTGCTGGGTACATTGATGAATCAATGGTAACCGGCGAATCGGTGCCGGTGTATAAAAAAGAAGGTGACAGGGTTATTGGCGGAACACTGAATAAAAATAACCTGCTTGTAATACAGGCACAGGTGCTGGGAAGCGATTCTGTACTCTCACGGATTATTTCACTGGTGGAAAAGGCTCAAGAGTCAAAACCAGCAATGCAGCGGTTTGCTGATAGGGTTGTTGGGTATTTTATTCCTGTGATACTGATGATTGCTTTTGTTGCTTCGCTGTTATGGTATGTAGTTAGTGGCAATGCGATGTTTGCATTTCAGGTTTTTGTTGCAGTTATCGTTATTGCCTGCCCGTGCGCGTTGGGGCTTGCAACTCCCACTGCTGTGACTGTTGGTCTTGGCAGAGGTGCTGAGTTAGGGATTCTGGTAAAAAATGCTGAAGCACTTGAGAAGGCAAGCAATGTTACCACCGTTGTCTTTGATAAAACTGGTACACTGACTACAGGAAAGCTTACCGTTATTGATGTTGTACCCTTAAATATACAGCATGATGAATTTATTTCTTTATGTGCAACACTTGAACGGTATGCCAATCACCCTATTGGTGATGCTGTAGTGCAGTATGCTAAGGACAAGGGTGTGATTTTTAAAGATGCAGAGGAAGTGAAGGTTTTTGAGGGAAAGGGTGTCATGGGTAAGATAGCTGGAAGAAAAATTATTGCTGGCAGTATGGCTTTTATTCAAGAAGGGGTTGATACTGGAACTATCGCACATCATATTACTATGTTTGAAAAGCAGGGTAAAACCGTACTTGTAGTAGCTGATACACAACCACTGGGTATTCTTACTCTTGCTGACAAACCAAAGCAGGAAGCCAGGGAAACAGTGCAAAAGCTTAAAGAAAATGGGAAAAAGACGATAATGATTACCGGTGACAACAGGCAGGCAGCAGATGCTATAGCTGGTGAAGTTGGTGTTGATGAAGTATATTCTGATGTTACTCCTGAATCAAAGATGAATATTGTCATTAAGCTTCAAAACAATGGTGATATTGTGGCTTTTGTGGGTGATGGCATTAATGATGCACCGGTGTTAGCTCAGGCAGATATTGGCATTGCTATGGGGGCAGGTACTGATGTTGCTATTGAAGCAGGAGATGTGGTGTTATTGCGTAACAGGTTAGCTGATGTGGTTACGTATTTTGATTTAGCGGTAAAAGTTATGAAACGGATTAAGCAGAATATCTTCTGGGCATTTGCGTATAATATGCTACTGGTGCCTGTTGCAGCAGGAATACTGTATCCATTTACAGGATTTTTAATAAAACCAGAATTTGCAGGAGCTGCAATGGCTTTAAGTTCCGTTACTGTGGTAGGATTATCATTATTGTTGAGGCGTTATAGACCGTCACATTAG